GTCGTGGTGGCGGTGTTCGGCCTGGCGATCGGGTCATTTCTCAACGTCGTGATCTACCGGGTGCCCAACGGCCAATCGCTGATCATGCCGGCCTCGCACTGCCCGCGCTGCGACACCCCGATTCGCAACCGGCACAATGTGCCGGTCCTGGGCTGGCTGGCGCTACGAGGCCGCTGCGCCGACTGCGCGGCGCCGATCAGCGTCCGGTACCCGCTCGTCGAGGCGGCCACCGGGGTGGCGTTCGTGCTGGTGACCTGGCGGTTGCACTCCCTGGACCGGCTGCCCGGACTGCCGGCCTGGCTCTACTTCACCTCGATCGCGATAGCGCTGGCGGCCATCGACCTCGACTGTCACCGGCTGCCCAACGCCATCGTGCTTCCGTCCTACCCGGTGCTGGCGCTGTTGCTGGCCGGGCCGGCGCTGTGGCAGCAGGACTACCCGGCGCTGCTGCGGACGGCGATCGGGGCCGCGGCACTGTTCGGCGGCTACTTCGCGCTGGCGCTGGCCTATCCCAAGGGGATGGGCTTCGGCGACGTCAAGCTGGCCGGGCTGATCGGCGGCATGCTCGGCTGGCTGAGCTATTCGGCTTTGCTGGTAGGGGCATTCGCTGCCTTCGTGCTGGGCGGGGTGGCTGGCATCGCGGTGATCGCGAGCAGGCGTGGCACCGGAAAGACGCCGTTGCCGTTCGGCCCCTTCATGCTCGCGGCGGCGGCGCTGGCGCTGTGGCTGGCCCAGCCGATCCTCGACAGCTACCTCGACCTCACCGGGCTCTGAACCAGCCCGCTCTCTCACCCCGCGCTGCCATTCTCCAGGAGAAGCGATGAAACACCGCCAGATCTGCAACCCCAAAATCGGAATCGTCAATCCGGACGGTCACGCCATCGGCGTCGACATCGGCGCCACCTCGGTGCGCGCGGCGATCCTGTCGCACGGCACCACCGACGGCCGGCCCTCGGTCAGCGTGCACGGCTGCGGCCATGTCGAGCTGCCGCCCGGCGCCGTTCTCAACGGGGTGGTCTGCGATCAGAACGCGGTGACCGCCGCGCTGAAGCAGCTGTGGTCGAAGAACCACTTCGAATGCAAGAACGTGATCCTCGGCATCACCAACCAGCAGACCGTGGTCCGCGACCTCCCGATGCCCGAGCTCCCCCACGACCAGCTGGTCAAGGCGCTGCCCTACCAGGCCCGCGAGGTGGTGCCGTTGCCCCTGGACCAGGCGCTGATCGACTGGCTGCCACTCGGCAACGCCGACCCGGCCACCGGCATGGTGCCCGGCCTGCTGATCGCCACCCCGCGCTCGCCGGTGCTCGCCGCCGTGCAGGCGATCGAGAACGCCGGGCTGCAGGTCGCCCGGGTCGACCTGTCCTCCTTCGCCGCGCTGCGCGCCATCGCCGATGAGCACCACGGCGTCGAGGCGGTCATCGACATCGGCGCCCACATGACCGACATCATCATCCACAACAACGGGGTGCCCAAGGTGGTTCGCGCGGTCGCCCGTGGCGGCCAGGAGCTCACCGACCGGCTCGTCGACCGGGTCGGCCTGGACCTGATGCAGGCCGAGGCCGCCAAGCGGCTGCAGGGCCTGCACGCCACCAACCGCACCTTCATCGACGCGCTGAACGAGGGAATCCGGCCGCTGCTGGCCGAGATCCGCGGCTCCATCCACTACTTCGGGACGACCCAGACCAGCGCGCCGGTCGAGCGGCTCTCGCTCACCGGCGGCGGAGCGGCACTGCCCGGCCTGGCCGAGCTGATCGGCGATCACCTGTCGATACCAGCCAACGTGATCGCACCCATGCAGCACGTGCGCAACCGGTTGGCATCGAAAGAACTTCAGAACGAGGACGCGGAGCTGTCAGCCACCGCGGTGTCGGTAGGACTGGCGATGGGAGCAGCGGCATGACCACCATGCAGCCACGTGAACTGTGGAGCACGATGCCGGGTTGGGGCATCGTCGCCAACCTCATTCCGCCCGAGGTGTTGCAGGCTCGGCGGGTCAAGGCCGTCCGCAAGCTGGTGGCCTACCTGCTGTGCGTGCTGGTGCTGCTCGCCGGCATCGGGTACGGCTTCGCCTTCTACCAAAGCCAGCAGGCTGCCGAGACGCTGGCTGCCGAGCAGAGCCGGACGTCGCAGTTGCTGATCCAGCAGAAGCGCTACGCCGATGTCACGCTGCTGCAGACAAGCGTGGCGGGCGTGCGCACCGAGCTGTCCCAGCTGCTCAGCAGCGACGTCGACGCGTCGGCGCTGATCACCTCGGTCCTCAAGCAACTTCCGGCCGGCGCCACCGTGAGCCAGCTGGCGGTGACCATGTCGCCTCCGGCGGGCCAGCAGGCCAAGGTCAACCCGGCTTCGGGCACCGGCTCCCTGGACACCTCCGGACGCGCACACATCGGCCTGATGACCGTCACCGGCCAGGCGTTGCGGGTCTCGGACGTGTCCACGCTGGTGGACCGGCTGGGCGCCCTGCCCGGCTTCATCGACCCGTATCCGACGGCCAACACGACGAACGACAAAGGCACCCTGTTCACGGTCCAGTTCACGATCGATGACCGGCTGTTCTCCCACCGCTACGACGTCAAAACCGGAGGCAAGTGATGAGCGGCGCCAAGGGCGATCGGCTGTGGATGGCAGGTGGTGGGGTCGCCGGAGTGGTGATCGCGGCGCTGGCCTGGTTCATGGTGGTCAGCCCGGAGCTGTCCAACGCTTCCTCGCTGGACGAGCAGACCATCGCGGCCCAGACCCAGAACATCAGCCTGCAGTCCAAGATCCACCGCTTGCAGGCTGACAACGCCAACATGGACGCCCTGGTCAACTCCCTGCGGCAGGCGCGGACCGCCCTTCCGGTGAACAGCAGCCTGGCCGAGTTCACCCGCCAGCTGACCGGCTACGCAAGCCAGCACGGGGTGAGCATCAGCGGGATCACCGCGGGTGAGCCGATGGCACTGACATCGGCGGTGCCCGCGGCTGGAGCCGCGGCTGCCGCTCCGGCGGCGCCGGTGGCTGGATCGGCGGCTGTTCCACTGACGGGTGTCAGCACCGCCTCGGCGGCCGGCCGGACCTACGCCCTGCCGCTCACCGTGGTCGTCAAGGGATCGGCGGCCAATGACCTGAACTTCCTGGCGGCCCTGCAGGGTCCCGGCAAGCGGGCCGCGCTGGTCACCGGAACGCAGCTGACCGGCGACACCGTCAAGCGGGGCGCTGTCATGCAGCTGACCGTTCAACTGCAGCTCTTCGTCACCCCGCAGTCGTCGAGCCCGGTGGACGAGCTGCTGCGGCGGCTGTCCGAGACCCCCAAGTAGCGCTGGGGCACCTCAGTAGCGCTAGGGCACCCAGTAGCGCTGGGCACCCGAGTAACGCTGGACCGCCCAAGTAGCGCTGGGCACCTGAGAAGCGCGGGGACACCCGGCAGGCAGACCACACACAGAAGGGCTCGGCGAGGATGCGCCCTCGCCGAGCCCTTCTTGCTGTGGAGCCGGTCTCGCTATGGAGCCCGTCTTGCTATGGAGCCGGTCTTGCCGGGGGTGGAGCTACGCCACGTTCACCGTGAGCGTCGGGCTGGTCGAGCCCAGGTGGTTGGCGGTGTCGGTCGGAGTGAACACCGCCCGCACCTGCACCCGCTCCTTCGGAGCCGGAACGGTGACCGTGGCGCGGCCGTCCGCTCCGACCTGCGCCTGTGCGACGACCACACCCTTGAGGTAGAAGGCAACGGTGCCGACGGCCGGCTTGCCGGTGTTCAGCGAGACGGTGGCCGTCATCTGGATCTCGTACTTGCCCTTGCTCTTCAGCACCTTCGCGGTGAGGCCGGTCGTGGAGACCGCCTTGTTCACCGTGAACTGCAGGGCCTGCGACGTCGAGCCGGTCACCGTTGCCGCCGACGGCACGAACGTGGCGGTGAACTGGTAGGTCCCCGCCGCGGCCGTGGCCGACAGCTGGTGGCTGGCCTGACCCGAGCTCACCGCAACGGTGGCCAGCACCGTGCCGTCAGCGGCCTCGAAGCGCACCGAGCCGCTGGGCTCCGCGCCGTCGCTCTGGGCAACGGTCGCCGTGAGCGTGGCCGGGGTGCTGGTGCCGTAGGTCTGGGACGTGGCCGAAGCGGTCAGCGTGGTCGTGGTGCTCACCAGCTGAGCGACCGTGATCGGCACCGTGGTGGTGGTGCCGGTCTGCGCTCCCTTGACCGTCAGGTTCTGCTGCCCGGCCGGCACGCCGGCGGGAAGGGTGAAGCTGACGGACGCGGTCCCGTACTCGTCGGTCACCGTCGTGCCGATCGCGTTGTTCACCGCGAACGATCCCAGGGCGGTGTCGCCCAGGCTCACGTCCACCGCGGTGTCCTTGCGGTCGGCCGGGGTGCTGTAGGCCAGCGACGACAGGTCGAAGTTGACCTGGTCACCCGGGTAGTAGGACGCCGGGGCGCCGGCCGGGAACATCACACCTACGGAGCGCTGGGTGTAGTCCGGCGAGACCGGGGTGTGGGTGTCCATGTAGTCGACCATGGCCTGCAGGTCGGTCTGCCCGGTGTCCTTCTTGTTGGCGCCCTGTGCGAACACCCCGAAGTTGTCACCACCGGCCGCGAGGAACGAGTTGACCGTGACGGAGTAGCTGGCCGCCGGGTCGATCGCGGTGCCGTTGAGCCACATGGCGGTGATCCGGCTGCCGGCCGCCGCCCGCGGGTCGTAGGTGTAGGTGAAGCCCTCGGAGATGCCGAGCCGCAGGAACGGCCGGGCTGAGCCCGCCGGCTGCCACTGCTGCTCGAGCGCCGTCTTGAGTTGCGCACCCGTCAGCTTCAGGTTGACCAGCGTGTTCGCGAACGGCTGGACGTTGGCCGCCTGCCGGTAGGTCAGCGTGTTCGGGTAGGTCGAGCTGCTGCCGACCATGTCCGCCCGCAGGCCGCCCGGGTTCATGAAGGCGATCTGGGCAGCGCCGGTGTTCGCGCCCTCGGTGGCAGTCTGCTGCACCTCGGCGACCAGGTTGCCCAGGGTGGACTCGCCGCCCCGGTTCTCCGCGCCCGTGGAGAGCTTGGCGCGGTTGAACGGACCCGTGAGCTCGCCCAGCGGCTCGGCGCCGCGGACGGCGGCGTCAGCCACTGCCTTGTCAACGATGGCCTTGGTCGGAGCGTCGGTCGGGTAGGCCGGCGTCTTCACCAGCGGCAGGATGTTCTGCTGCAGCCCGGTGACGTCACCGCTCTCGGAGTCCACCGTGAACAGCAGCTGGTTGAGGTTGTAGCCGTACTGACCGGCCGAGACCACCGGACGGGTGGTCACCGCGCGACCCTCGTTGACCCAGCCGGGAACCGTGACCGAGTGGTTGTAGGCCAGGTGGGTGTGACCGGACACGATCGCGTCGACGTTGTCGTTCACGCCGGTGACGATCTTGCCGAAGTCGGTGGCCGGGTTGGTGGCCGAGGACAGCGCGGTGGTCTCGGCGCCCTCGTGGACCAGCAGCACCACGATCTCGGCGCCGGCGGCCTTGAGCTCGTTGGCGTGCCGGTTGGCAGCGACCACCGGGGACTCGATCTCCAGGCCGGCGATGCCGTCCGGCGAGACCAGCTCGCTGAGGTGGTCGGTGACCGCGCCGACGAAGCCGACCTGAACACCGTCGAAGTCCTGGATCCAGGTCTCGGGCAGTGCCGCCGAGTGGTCGTCGGCGTGCCGCACGTTGGCGCCCAGGTACTCCCATGCGGCGCCGCCGTAGGGGTTGGTCTCGGCGTTGTACGGAGCCATCACCCGGTTGATCAGGTCGTCATAGCCCTGGTCGAACTCGTGGTTGCCCACCGCCGAGACCTCGAGGCCCGCCTCGTTCAGCGCGTCGATCGTCGGCTTGTCCTGGGCGATGAAGGACTCGAAGGTGGACGCGCCGATCAGATCACCGGCAGCGGCGAACACCGTGTCGGGGTACTGGGTCCGCAACTGCTTGACCGCACCGGCCAGCACAGCTGCCCCGGCCTCGATGCCCGAGGCCTGGATGCGGCCGTGGAAGTCGTTGATGCCGAGCACCTGCACGGTCTTGGCGGGCGAGCTCGCGGTCAGCCCCACGACCACCGGGTCGTGGTCAGAGGAACGGTAGGCGTCCGGGACGTGGAAGTCGGTGCCGTGGTAGTTCCAGCGGCTGTACTCCAGCGCCAGCGACTCACCGGAGTTGATGTTCCAGACATCGGCGCCGGTGGTGCGCTTCAACGCGTCGGCGTTGACCAGGACGTGGTCCAGCGAGCCGGCCAGCCCCGAGAAGGAGTAGGAGTACTCGCCGTGGCCGAAGTGCTGCTCGACGTTGGTGTAACCGGCCGCGCTCAGGACGTCGAGCGGGTCTTCCTTGGCGTAGGCGTTGAAGTCACCGGCCAGCATCACGGCCTTGGTGCCGGTGGCCGGCAGCACGGTCGGGATCCAGTCACGCAGCGCGGTGGCCTGGCGGACCCGCGACTCGTTGGAGGCGCCCTGCCCGTCGCCGGTGTCGGCGTCACCCGGC
The DNA window shown above is from Jatrophihabitans sp. and carries:
- a CDS encoding prepilin peptidase, which produces VVVAVFGLAIGSFLNVVIYRVPNGQSLIMPASHCPRCDTPIRNRHNVPVLGWLALRGRCADCAAPISVRYPLVEAATGVAFVLVTWRLHSLDRLPGLPAWLYFTSIAIALAAIDLDCHRLPNAIVLPSYPVLALLLAGPALWQQDYPALLRTAIGAAALFGGYFALALAYPKGMGFGDVKLAGLIGGMLGWLSYSALLVGAFAAFVLGGVAGIAVIASRRGTGKTPLPFGPFMLAAAALALWLAQPILDSYLDLTGL
- the pilM gene encoding type IV pilus assembly protein PilM; translation: MKHRQICNPKIGIVNPDGHAIGVDIGATSVRAAILSHGTTDGRPSVSVHGCGHVELPPGAVLNGVVCDQNAVTAALKQLWSKNHFECKNVILGITNQQTVVRDLPMPELPHDQLVKALPYQAREVVPLPLDQALIDWLPLGNADPATGMVPGLLIATPRSPVLAAVQAIENAGLQVARVDLSSFAALRAIADEHHGVEAVIDIGAHMTDIIIHNNGVPKVVRAVARGGQELTDRLVDRVGLDLMQAEAAKRLQGLHATNRTFIDALNEGIRPLLAEIRGSIHYFGTTQTSAPVERLSLTGGGAALPGLAELIGDHLSIPANVIAPMQHVRNRLASKELQNEDAELSATAVSVGLAMGAAA
- a CDS encoding ExeM/NucH family extracellular endonuclease, producing the protein MRARGKALISGLTSTALVAGAWMAVPTSAWAGVSPGAPVVINEVYGGGGNAGATYKQDFIELYNKSNAAVSLAGWSVQYASATGTSWATTPLTGTLPAGSHYVVREAQGAGGTTDVPSDVTGTIAMGGTAGKVALVNTTGALTCGADCDGSAAVVDFVGYGTTANDFAGTGPTPAPSNTNAVSRNAAHDNTANNAADFAAGAPSPVACGTACTTVTPPPDPTVEKTIAEIQGPGAESPLAGSTVTTKGIVTAAYPTGGFRGYYIQTPGTGGPVDPATDTTSDGIFVFQSTGAFPAAIEIGNYVQVTGGVTEFFGMTQLTVAAADVVDLADPPAGVTAATTSGWPTTNAARESLEGMLYRPTGAYTVTNTFTTNQFGEVGLASGTKPLMQRTEVEEPGPAAASAVEADNAARRVTLDDGSTTNFLATSGGVLVNGALTPPYVSQSAPVRVGAPATFTSDVIVDWRNSAWKFQPTTTVTGPANANSPASFANTRTAAPDEALIGNADLKIASFNVLNYFTTLGTDDASCTSFKDRDGNGATVNGGCDQRGAWDSEDLARQQVKIVKAINALDADVVGLMEIENSARLGETPDEATNTLVAALNADAGAGTWAANPSSAELPPVAEMDFITNAIIYKPAAVTRVGDARALGTASSAGEAFDNAREPVAQVFSPVAGGGKFLFVVNHFKSKGSAGPWPGDADTGDGQGASNESRVRQATALRDWIPTVLPATGTKAVMLAGDFNAYAKEDPLDVLSAAGYTNVEQHFGHGEYSYSFSGLAGSLDHVLVNADALKRTTGADVWNINSGESLALEYSRWNYHGTDFHVPDAYRSSDHDPVVVGLTASSPAKTVQVLGINDFHGRIQASGIEAGAAVLAGAVKQLRTQYPDTVFAAAGDLIGASTFESFIAQDKPTIDALNEAGLEVSAVGNHEFDQGYDDLINRVMAPYNAETNPYGGAAWEYLGANVRHADDHSAALPETWIQDFDGVQVGFVGAVTDHLSELVSPDGIAGLEIESPVVAANRHANELKAAGAEIVVLLVHEGAETTALSSATNPATDFGKIVTGVNDNVDAIVSGHTHLAYNHSVTVPGWVNEGRAVTTRPVVSAGQYGYNLNQLLFTVDSESGDVTGLQQNILPLVKTPAYPTDAPTKAIVDKAVADAAVRGAEPLGELTGPFNRAKLSTGAENRGGESTLGNLVAEVQQTATEGANTGAAQIAFMNPGGLRADMVGSSSTYPNTLTYRQAANVQPFANTLVNLKLTGAQLKTALEQQWQPAGSARPFLRLGISEGFTYTYDPRAAAGSRITAMWLNGTAIDPAASYSVTVNSFLAAGGDNFGVFAQGANKKDTGQTDLQAMVDYMDTHTPVSPDYTQRSVGVMFPAGAPASYYPGDQVNFDLSSLAYSTPADRKDTAVDVSLGDTALGSFAVNNAIGTTVTDEYGTASVSFTLPAGVPAGQQNLTVKGAQTGTTTTVPITVAQLVSTTTTLTASATSQTYGTSTPATLTATVAQSDGAEPSGSVRFEAADGTVLATVAVSSGQASHQLSATAAAGTYQFTATFVPSAATVTGSTSQALQFTVNKAVSTTGLTAKVLKSKGKYEIQMTATVSLNTGKPAVGTVAFYLKGVVVAQAQVGADGRATVTVPAPKERVQVRAVFTPTDTANHLGSTSPTLTVNVA